In Candidatus Paceibacterota bacterium, a single genomic region encodes these proteins:
- the rnhA gene encoding ribonuclease HI: MNDEERQKRLNGQLTGSRGTGYAEIFPNKKIKIEKITIYTDGSSKGNPGPGGYAAIIFEAGKVKEIGGRDLHTTNNRMELRAAIEALRALSGSENVERGEIEIHSDSEYLIKGITLWISGWLKNSWRTKAKKDVLNKDLWQELLEQTEKRKVEWHHVRGHADNELNNRCDKIATDFADGINVQLYDGSKEKYFI, encoded by the coding sequence ATGAATGACGAGGAAAGACAAAAAAGACTTAATGGACAGCTCACTGGTTCTAGAGGAACTGGATACGCTGAAATTTTTCCTAATAAAAAAATAAAAATAGAAAAAATCACTATTTATACTGACGGGTCGTCGAAGGGAAACCCTGGGCCGGGGGGATATGCGGCAATTATTTTTGAAGCTGGAAAAGTGAAAGAAATAGGAGGAAGGGATCTCCATACAACGAATAACAGGATGGAACTCCGGGCGGCGATCGAGGCTCTTCGAGCACTTTCTGGATCAGAAAATGTCGAGCGAGGTGAGATAGAAATCCACTCTGATTCAGAGTATTTAATCAAAGGTATTACCTTGTGGATCTCAGGTTGGCTAAAGAATAGTTGGAGAACTAAAGCTAAGAAAGATGTTTTGAATAAAGATTTATGGCAGGAACTTCTAGAACAAACGGAAAAAAGAAAAGTAGAATGGCATCATGTCAGGGGCCATGCTGATAATGAGTTAAATAATAGATGCGACAAAATCGCTACCGATTTTGCGGATGGAATAAATGTACAACTTTACGATGGCTCAAAGGAAAAATATTTTATTTAG
- the recJ gene encoding single-stranded-DNA-specific exonuclease RecJ: MQKKYTVKEKVSDDLVEQLLHNRGILDKEEKEKFLKPDFEAHMHDPFLLPDMEKAVERILRAINKGEKVAIWSDYDADGIPGGALLHDFFKLIGFSNFINYIPDRHDEGYGLNIEGMERFKEESINLIITVDCGIRNLKEVAMAKELGMEVIITDHHEPASAKASSGKPGSELPDAFAIINPKLKDSKYPERVLCGSGVIWKLIEAILIKKRSLLKAGQEKWLLDLVGLATLSDMVPLMGENRVLSYYGLQVLRKTRRPGLQKLYSILRMNGATLSEDDISFMITPRINAASRMGKPRDAFELLVESDEGRAEAIAKHLDSINNERKGVVAGIVKEAKKHIAHRFESYGEKPVIVLGNPEWRPSLLGLAANSIVEEYNRPVFLWGRGGSDEIKGSCRSEGVTDLVALMERVGSHFLEFGGHKMSGGFSVSNEMIHTLEEAIINASLNTAINRSISGAEVFVDMELKIKDVNSGVADKINKLAPFGIGNEKPVFIFNNVVAEKVSSFGKAKEHTEVLLRDRSYTARAISFFSTPDSYGGSLQEGRATNLVANLEKSFFGGRTETRLRIVDFFQ; this comes from the coding sequence ATGCAGAAAAAGTATACCGTGAAAGAAAAGGTTTCAGATGATTTGGTGGAACAACTTTTACATAATAGGGGCATATTGGACAAAGAAGAAAAGGAGAAATTCCTAAAGCCTGATTTTGAGGCACATATGCACGATCCATTTCTTTTGCCTGATATGGAAAAAGCGGTAGAGAGGATATTGAGAGCGATAAATAAAGGTGAAAAGGTAGCTATATGGAGCGATTATGATGCCGATGGTATACCCGGAGGAGCACTTCTCCACGACTTTTTTAAGTTAATAGGTTTCAGCAATTTTATAAATTATATTCCCGACAGACATGACGAAGGATACGGCTTGAATATAGAAGGTATGGAAAGATTTAAAGAAGAAAGCATTAATTTAATAATTACAGTTGATTGTGGAATTAGGAATTTGAAGGAAGTTGCAATGGCTAAAGAGTTGGGCATGGAGGTGATAATTACAGATCACCATGAGCCCGCCTCCGCTAAAGCTTCGTCGGGCAAGCCAGGTTCAGAATTGCCCGATGCATTCGCGATCATAAACCCAAAATTGAAAGATTCTAAATATCCAGAGCGGGTGCTCTGTGGCTCTGGCGTTATTTGGAAATTGATAGAAGCAATTCTAATTAAGAAAAGGAGTTTACTAAAAGCGGGCCAGGAGAAATGGCTGCTTGATTTGGTAGGCCTAGCTACTCTCTCTGACATGGTGCCTCTTATGGGGGAGAATAGAGTCTTATCGTATTACGGCTTACAAGTCCTTCGTAAGACTCGTCGCCCAGGCTTGCAAAAACTGTATTCTATTTTGAGGATGAACGGAGCTACCCTTTCTGAAGATGATATTTCTTTTATGATAACCCCTCGTATCAATGCCGCTTCGAGGATGGGTAAACCTCGTGATGCCTTCGAACTTTTAGTAGAGAGCGATGAAGGTAGAGCTGAAGCGATAGCAAAACATCTCGATTCAATAAATAATGAACGTAAAGGTGTCGTAGCCGGCATTGTAAAAGAAGCCAAAAAACATATTGCCCATAGATTTGAGAGTTATGGAGAGAAGCCGGTGATTGTGCTTGGTAACCCCGAGTGGCGGCCTTCCCTCCTTGGTCTAGCGGCTAATTCCATAGTCGAAGAATACAATAGGCCAGTTTTCCTTTGGGGACGAGGGGGAAGCGATGAAATAAAAGGGTCATGTCGTTCCGAAGGAGTGACCGATCTTGTCGCTTTGATGGAACGGGTCGGCAGCCATTTTCTCGAGTTTGGCGGCCATAAAATGTCGGGAGGCTTTTCGGTCAGTAATGAAATGATCCACACTCTTGAAGAAGCGATTATAAACGCTAGTTTGAATACTGCGATCAATCGCAGTATTTCAGGCGCAGAAGTTTTTGTTGACATGGAATTGAAAATAAAAGACGTGAATAGCGGAGTAGCGGATAAAATAAATAAGCTTGCTCCTTTTGGAATAGGCAACGAAAAACCAGTTTTCATTTTTAATAATGTTGTCGCTGAAAAAGTCTCTAGTTTTGGTAAAGCTAAAGAACATACCGAGGTTTTATTGCGTGATAGATCTTACACCGCGCGGGCCATAAGCTTCTTCTCTACTCCCGATTCATATGGCGGCAGTCTTCAAGAGGGCCGAGCTACAAATTTGGTTGCCAACCTCGAAAAATCCTTCTTCGGCGGCCGCACTGAAACCCGCCTACGTATTGTCGATTTTTTTCAATAA
- a CDS encoding HIT domain-containing protein: MQDCIFCKIVKSELPSYKVYEDNDFLAFLDINPLSPGHCQIIPKEHCRWVWDYPEAGKYFEIVKKIALAEQKAFQTESILVKIDGQDVHHAHIWVYPHQSTPGDAKDFKQNLELLSQAMSQ, from the coding sequence ATGCAAGACTGTATTTTCTGCAAGATAGTAAAAAGTGAATTACCTTCATACAAAGTATATGAGGATAATGATTTTTTGGCTTTTTTAGATATTAATCCCCTTTCCCCAGGCCACTGTCAAATAATACCAAAAGAACATTGCCGCTGGGTTTGGGATTATCCTGAAGCAGGAAAATATTTTGAGATTGTAAAAAAAATCGCTCTCGCAGAGCAAAAAGCTTTTCAAACAGAATCAATATTAGTAAAAATAGACGGGCAAGATGTTCACCACGCTCATATCTGGGTCTACCCCCACCAATCTACCCCAGGAGATGCGAAAGATTTTAAACAGAATTTAGAGCTTCTATCCCAGGCAATGTCCCAGTAG
- the pgk gene encoding phosphoglycerate kinase, protein MKSITEIQNFEGKRVLLRVDWNVPVRDGEVLDPERIDNSLATINYILDRGGKILIVSHITKEGESLKPAFEYFGSKVPAVFCDDLEAIPEAKLVVLENIRKWEGEKKNEEDFAEKLASKAELYVNDAFSESHRAYASIIGVPKLLPSYAGIYFMEEYQNLSKALSPAHPFIFILGGAKFETKIPLIEKFLKVADQVFVLGAIAKPASETELVNNPKINLPVGDVAALDANQETLEVLNLKITNSKFILWNGPLGKYEEGLTEGTKKLALMLSEICASGQAEVVVGGGDTLAVIKELGIKDKFTFVSSSGGAMLDFLATGTLPGIEALNSV, encoded by the coding sequence ATGAAATCAATTACCGAAATACAAAATTTTGAAGGGAAAAGAGTACTTTTGAGGGTCGATTGGAATGTGCCAGTCCGAGATGGAGAGGTACTCGATCCAGAGAGGATAGATAATTCGCTTGCGACCATAAATTATATTCTAGATAGAGGAGGCAAAATTTTAATCGTAAGTCATATTACAAAGGAGGGAGAGTCCTTAAAACCGGCTTTCGAATACTTTGGGAGTAAAGTACCAGCAGTTTTTTGTGATGATCTTGAGGCTATTCCAGAGGCAAAACTTGTAGTTTTAGAAAATATAAGAAAATGGGAGGGCGAAAAAAAGAATGAGGAAGATTTTGCTGAAAAATTGGCCAGCAAAGCGGAGTTGTATGTGAATGATGCTTTTTCGGAGTCACACAGAGCCTACGCTTCTATAATAGGTGTCCCTAAATTATTGCCTTCGTATGCTGGTATCTATTTTATGGAGGAGTATCAAAATCTTTCAAAAGCTTTGAGTCCAGCGCATCCGTTCATATTTATATTGGGAGGGGCAAAATTTGAAACCAAAATACCTTTGATTGAAAAATTTTTGAAAGTAGCTGATCAGGTTTTTGTACTTGGGGCTATTGCTAAACCTGCTTCAGAAACTGAGCTCGTAAATAACCCCAAAATTAATTTGCCTGTTGGCGACGTGGCTGCTCTTGATGCCAATCAAGAAACTCTTGAAGTTTTAAACTTAAAAATTACAAATTCAAAATTTATTCTCTGGAACGGGCCACTTGGTAAATATGAGGAAGGGCTTACAGAGGGAACTAAAAAATTAGCACTGATGCTTTCTGAAATTTGTGCTTCGGGTCAAGCCGAAGTAGTAGTGGGGGGAGGCGATACTTTGGCTGTCATAAAAGAGCTGGGTATTAAAGATAAATTTACTTTCGTCTCCTCCTCTGGGGGTGCCATGCTCGACTTTCTAGCTACTGGGACATTGCCTGGGATAGAAGCTCTAAATTCTGTTTAA
- the tpiA gene encoding triose-phosphate isomerase, protein MIKKRNIIIANWKMNPTSLEEARDLFQKIKRKTKKLKRTEVVVAPSFIHIPFLSKLLPSKNLFLGAQNAHEKDSGPFTGEVSALALKQYKTRYVILGHSERREMGESDEIVKEKIQNSLRHGITPIVCIGEEERDIEGAYLNKIRTQLINTFSGLQKKFIMDCIICYEPVWAIGHSYKDSLSGTDMHEMALFIRKTLSEIFGKDFGWGARIIYGGSVEDENARDIIEKGDVVGFLVGHASLEVEEFSRILNIVDEEKKEKKLKIKKRR, encoded by the coding sequence ATGATAAAGAAGCGCAATATTATTATCGCTAACTGGAAGATGAACCCTACTAGTTTGGAAGAGGCGAGGGATCTTTTCCAGAAGATAAAAAGGAAAACAAAAAAGTTGAAGCGAACGGAAGTAGTAGTAGCTCCTTCTTTTATACACATTCCCTTCTTATCAAAATTATTACCTTCCAAAAACCTGTTTTTGGGGGCCCAAAATGCGCATGAAAAGGATTCAGGTCCGTTTACTGGAGAAGTTTCAGCTCTTGCTTTGAAACAATATAAAACTAGGTACGTTATTCTCGGTCATTCGGAGAGGCGTGAAATGGGAGAATCGGATGAAATAGTGAAGGAGAAGATCCAAAACTCATTGCGCCATGGCATTACTCCCATTGTTTGCATAGGCGAAGAGGAGAGGGATATCGAAGGAGCTTATTTAAATAAAATAAGAACTCAACTCATAAATACTTTTTCCGGATTGCAAAAGAAATTTATCATGGATTGTATCATTTGTTACGAACCAGTATGGGCTATCGGGCACTCCTATAAGGACTCTCTCTCAGGTACTGATATGCATGAGATGGCTCTTTTTATCAGAAAAACTCTTTCTGAAATTTTCGGTAAAGATTTTGGTTGGGGAGCGCGTATCATTTATGGTGGTTCAGTGGAGGATGAAAATGCCAGGGATATTATAGAAAAGGGGGATGTCGTCGGTTTTCTCGTCGGGCATGCTTCTCTCGAGGTAGAAGAATTTTCCAGAATTTTAAATATTGTTGATGAGGAGAAAAAAGAAAAGAAACTGAAAATAAAGAAAAGAAGGTAA
- a CDS encoding reverse transcriptase/maturase family protein, giving the protein MKKVFEGNYEDIISAENLLEAWKEFRTGKKSRKDVELFERNLMDNIFTLHRDLADKTYKHLAYEAFNISDPKPRSIHKASVRDRLLHHALYRILYSFFDKKFISDSYSCRIGKGTHKAIERFKKLGNQVSKNNTKTCWVLKCDIRKFFASVDHDILIKILKKHISDPDIILLLIAVVGSFYSTKHGVGLPLGNLTSQLLVNIYMNEFDQYVKHKLKEKYYIRYADDFIFLDTDKDKLLELIPRIADFLDENLKLQIHPDKLFIKTLASGLDFLGWVHFFSHRVLRTATKRKMFRNIREKNGKKETVESYIGLLSHGNTHKLQKRIHYDLAIAEM; this is encoded by the coding sequence ATGAAAAAAGTTTTTGAGGGGAATTACGAGGATATCATTTCTGCTGAGAACTTGCTAGAGGCCTGGAAAGAATTTAGAACTGGCAAAAAGTCCCGCAAAGATGTTGAACTTTTCGAGAGGAATCTTATGGATAATATCTTTACTCTCCATCGAGATTTGGCGGACAAGACCTACAAACATTTAGCCTACGAAGCCTTCAACATCTCCGACCCCAAACCTCGCAGTATCCATAAAGCAAGTGTTCGGGACAGGCTTCTGCATCATGCTCTGTATAGAATTTTGTATTCGTTTTTTGATAAGAAATTCATTTCAGATTCGTACTCTTGTCGTATAGGTAAAGGTACTCACAAAGCCATAGAAAGATTTAAAAAACTTGGAAACCAAGTTTCCAAAAACAATACCAAAACATGCTGGGTCCTCAAATGCGACATCCGCAAGTTTTTTGCTTCTGTCGATCATGATATTTTAATCAAAATATTAAAGAAGCATATTTCTGATCCGGACATAATACTGCTATTAATCGCAGTAGTTGGTAGTTTTTACTCTACTAAACATGGTGTCGGGCTTCCTCTTGGCAATCTCACCTCCCAACTTCTAGTAAACATATACATGAATGAATTTGATCAGTATGTAAAACACAAACTGAAAGAAAAGTATTATATTCGCTATGCTGATGATTTTATCTTTCTTGATACTGATAAAGATAAGCTTTTGGAACTTATTCCTAGAATTGCTGACTTTCTCGACGAAAATCTTAAACTACAAATTCATCCAGACAAACTGTTTATCAAAACTCTTGCTTCTGGCTTGGATTTTCTTGGCTGGGTACATTTTTTCTCTCACCGAGTTCTGCGTACTGCTACCAAAAGAAAGATGTTTAGAAATATTAGAGAAAAGAATGGTAAAAAAGAAACAGTAGAATCTTACATAGGCTTACTTTCTCACGGTAACACTCACAAACTCCAAAAACGCATACATTACGATCTTGCTATCGCTGAAATGTAA
- a CDS encoding type II secretion system protein, which produces MKITNYKPARRSHPPVPVRTGSGGLKINRGFTLLEMVISIAIFGAISVVIWGFGRNIFFFNSDLNSSLSLQFDARQVLRKVVAELRSTSPSSLGAYAISSASTSTITFFSDIDDDFLKEQVRYFMQGKELRRGVVKPSGSPLTYNQSNETISIVARDIINGTSTPIFYYYNNTYTGTSSPLTLPINVLSVRLVKITLIIDKDTTRPPSAVTITTQVMLRNLKDNL; this is translated from the coding sequence ATGAAAATTACAAATTACAAACCAGCCCGACGAAGTCATCCGCCCGTGCCGGTACGGACGGGTTCTGGCGGGTTAAAAATTAACCGAGGTTTCACTTTGTTGGAAATGGTCATTTCCATTGCCATATTTGGGGCGATATCGGTAGTGATTTGGGGCTTTGGTAGAAATATTTTCTTTTTTAATTCCGACCTAAACAGCTCTTTGAGTTTACAGTTCGATGCTAGGCAGGTTTTGAGGAAGGTGGTGGCCGAACTTCGAAGTACCTCACCTTCTTCTCTTGGCGCCTACGCCATTTCTTCTGCTTCTACTTCCACTATTACTTTTTTTAGCGACATCGATGACGATTTTTTGAAAGAACAGGTGAGGTACTTCATGCAGGGCAAAGAATTAAGGCGGGGAGTAGTCAAGCCTTCTGGTTCACCCCTTACCTATAACCAATCAAATGAAACTATAAGTATCGTAGCGCGCGATATTATAAATGGTACTTCGACTCCGATTTTTTACTATTACAACAACACATATACCGGCACATCAAGCCCGCTTACTCTACCTATAAATGTGCTCTCGGTCCGCCTAGTCAAGATAACTCTTATTATCGATAAGGACACAACCCGTCCTCCCTCTGCTGTTACCATCACCACCCAAGTCATGCTCCGCAATTTGAAGGATAATTTATAA
- a CDS encoding prepilin-type N-terminal cleavage/methylation domain-containing protein gives MSSNKIKKGFTLVEMLVGAAVFAVIALSVFHGYASFMQLVGAGKFKIMATDVANSEFELIRNMPYSSVGLVGGIPSGILLATTTAVRDNYTFQITRTIRNTDDPYDGQIGGSPNDLSPADYKMVQIEVACASCKNFQPMSIVGRVAPKNLETASTNGALFIKVFDANGVPVQGASVSLTKSTTPTVSINDVTDASGLLAIVDAPPGVNAYRISATKSGYTTDRTYATSSGNPNPTKPDATVIIQQVTQISFVIDKVSTINISSKNMQCLPIASVPFLLTGGKLIGTDPDVLKFTGNYSTDSSGIKTLNNIEWDTFNLSITGGGFNLAGVNPPSPFAVLPDAVQNIDIVLAEGEPNNLLVTVKDSATSLPLSEVELTLTQGSFSADKVTGRGYLEQTDWSGGAGQSNFADESRYWSDDGNIDTSSPAGELKLIKNLGHYVFSGILTSSIFDTGTSSNFSNIVWSPTDQPPQSGSDSVKLQFATALENTAETVWTYLGSDGTAGTFYTTSNNNINAVHSGDRYFRYKIFLSTLVDNKTPNVASVAATYTSDCIPPGQALFSALSSGNHDLLLEKSGYQTQTFPVNIITNDDWQSIEASMLPE, from the coding sequence ATGTCATCCAATAAAATAAAAAAAGGTTTTACTTTGGTAGAAATGCTCGTAGGGGCGGCAGTGTTTGCGGTCATTGCCCTTTCTGTTTTTCACGGGTATGCATCATTTATGCAGCTTGTGGGAGCAGGCAAATTTAAAATAATGGCGACTGATGTGGCCAACAGCGAATTTGAACTAATTCGCAACATGCCATATTCGAGTGTCGGCCTAGTAGGGGGTATCCCTTCTGGAATCTTGCTCGCTACCACGACAGCTGTACGTGATAATTATACTTTCCAAATTACTCGCACTATTCGTAATACTGACGATCCATACGATGGCCAAATAGGTGGTTCGCCAAATGATTTGTCACCAGCTGATTATAAAATGGTCCAAATAGAAGTAGCTTGTGCTAGTTGTAAAAATTTTCAACCGATGTCGATTGTCGGTCGAGTGGCGCCTAAAAATTTGGAAACTGCTTCCACAAACGGGGCTCTTTTTATAAAAGTTTTTGATGCTAACGGAGTGCCGGTACAAGGAGCCAGTGTTTCTCTTACCAAGTCTACGACTCCGACTGTTTCCATAAATGATGTTACTGACGCAAGCGGTCTTCTCGCTATTGTTGATGCTCCTCCTGGGGTCAATGCTTACAGAATTTCAGCTACTAAATCAGGTTATACGACTGATAGAACCTATGCCACTTCTTCTGGTAACCCCAACCCGACCAAGCCTGACGCCACAGTCATCATTCAGCAGGTCACTCAAATTTCTTTTGTTATCGACAAAGTGAGTACTATAAATATTTCTTCCAAAAATATGCAATGTCTGCCTATAGCAAGCGTACCGTTCTTACTTACTGGAGGAAAACTTATAGGGACGGATCCCGATGTTCTGAAGTTTACTGGTAATTACAGCACCGATTCATCTGGAATAAAAACACTGAATAATATTGAATGGGATACATTTAATCTTTCGATCACTGGAGGAGGATTCAATCTTGCAGGAGTAAATCCTCCTTCTCCCTTTGCTGTCCTTCCTGATGCGGTTCAAAACATCGACATAGTACTCGCCGAAGGGGAACCAAATAATTTACTTGTTACTGTTAAAGACAGTGCTACTAGTTTGCCTCTTTCTGAAGTCGAGCTTACTCTTACTCAAGGGAGTTTCTCGGCAGACAAAGTTACAGGTCGCGGTTATTTGGAACAAACCGATTGGTCGGGTGGAGCTGGTCAAAGCAATTTTGCGGATGAATCTAGATACTGGAGCGATGATGGCAATATTGATACTTCTTCTCCTGCCGGAGAGCTTAAACTTATAAAAAATTTGGGGCATTATGTTTTCTCTGGCATTCTCACCTCCTCGATATTTGATACTGGCACCTCTTCAAATTTCAGTAATATCGTTTGGAGCCCGACTGATCAGCCGCCCCAATCTGGCTCGGACAGTGTCAAATTACAGTTTGCTACTGCTTTGGAAAATACAGCAGAAACTGTGTGGACCTACCTTGGCTCTGATGGGACTGCCGGCACTTTTTATACTACCTCAAACAATAATATAAACGCAGTTCATAGTGGCGACAGATATTTTAGGTACAAAATATTTTTAAGTACTTTGGTTGATAATAAAACTCCAAATGTTGCCAGCGTCGCCGCTACCTATACTTCCGACTGTATTCCTCCCGGCCAGGCTCTTTTCTCGGCCCTTTCGTCTGGCAATCACGATCTCCTCCTGGAAAAAAGTGGCTACCAAACTCAAACTTTTCCCGTAAATATCATCACCAACGACGACTGGCAAAGCATCGAAGCTAGTATGCTTCCGGAATAA
- a CDS encoding type II secretion system F family protein: protein MPIYKYKAVKNGEEYEGKKEVADKTVLYGEVKREGGTIVSVKEEKQKSGINFSMKLTSGVKADEKISFAKNLATMLEAGISLSRAFTIVAKQSKNKNLLAILESLHASIDQGKAFSEAMKEHRNVFSDLFIMMVKAGEESGKIVESLRIVADQMDRSNKLTKKIKGAMIYPTIVVIVMIVLGIVLMVYMVPTLTETFRGLGIDLPLPTRIIIAISDFMRANLILIIAAMIAFVVGVIYFFRTPKGKRVADFVVLHAPLISPITKEVNSARTARTLSSLVSSGVSIVAAIEVTRDVLQNSFYKEVLEKAGETIQKGGAISGVFSEAKGLYPVYVGEMTAVGEETGELSKMLENIADFYEDEVDQRTKDLSTIIEPILMILIGLGVGVFAISMLLPTYSLVDVIQ, encoded by the coding sequence ATGCCTATCTATAAATACAAAGCGGTAAAGAATGGCGAGGAGTACGAAGGCAAGAAAGAAGTTGCCGATAAAACTGTTTTGTATGGAGAAGTAAAAAGGGAAGGAGGAACGATTGTTTCGGTAAAGGAGGAGAAGCAAAAGAGTGGGATAAACTTCAGTATGAAGCTTACGAGCGGAGTGAAGGCTGATGAGAAAATTTCTTTTGCCAAAAATCTAGCTACCATGCTCGAAGCCGGCATTTCCTTGAGTCGGGCGTTTACTATTGTCGCTAAGCAAAGCAAAAATAAGAATCTGTTAGCTATCCTAGAGTCTTTACACGCTTCGATTGATCAAGGCAAAGCTTTTTCTGAAGCTATGAAAGAGCATAGAAATGTTTTCTCCGACCTCTTTATCATGATGGTCAAAGCGGGAGAGGAATCGGGTAAAATCGTCGAATCCCTTCGCATTGTCGCTGATCAAATGGATAGGTCGAACAAACTAACCAAGAAAATAAAGGGAGCCATGATATATCCCACGATCGTGGTCATCGTCATGATTGTTCTAGGTATCGTACTTATGGTTTATATGGTGCCGACTCTGACCGAAACATTCCGTGGCCTTGGCATCGATTTACCTCTTCCTACTCGCATTATTATTGCTATCAGCGATTTCATGCGAGCTAACCTCATTTTGATAATTGCGGCCATGATAGCTTTTGTGGTGGGAGTCATTTACTTCTTCCGCACTCCTAAAGGTAAAAGAGTGGCTGACTTTGTCGTCCTCCATGCTCCTCTTATCTCACCTATTACTAAAGAAGTAAATTCTGCTCGTACTGCCCGTACTCTTTCTTCGCTTGTTTCTTCCGGAGTCAGTATCGTGGCAGCGATCGAAGTGACGCGCGATGTATTGCAAAATAGTTTTTATAAAGAAGTGCTTGAAAAAGCTGGCGAGACTATTCAAAAAGGAGGTGCCATTTCAGGCGTATTTTCCGAAGCCAAAGGTTTGTATCCTGTTTATGTCGGTGAAATGACGGCGGTAGGTGAGGAAACGGGGGAGCTTTCAAAAATGCTCGAAAATATTGCCGACTTCTATGAGGATGAAGTTGATCAACGCACTAAGGATCTCTCTACTATTATCGAGCCTATACTCATGATTTTAATTGGCCTGGGTGTCGGAGTCTTCGCTATATCGATGCTCCTACCTACTTACTCATTAGTTGATGTCATCCAATAA